The nucleotide sequence CTCGTTCGCCTACGACGAGCAGCTGCTCGACGCGTTCGGCGAGGTGACACCCTGGGACGTCGAGTCGATCGACCCGGACGAGGCCGACGAGCGCTTCGGCGGGGCCGAGGGCGTCGAGGCGACCGACCCGCACCCGCGGGTGATCTCGGTGCGGCAGCGGCGGGACTACCGGGTGCCGAGCGTCTCCGCGCTGATCCGCGCGGCCGAGGCGGCCCGCCGCGAGGGCACCCCGGAGGAGGACGAGCCGGCCGCGGTCGAGGGGGTCGGCGAGGCCGTGCTGGAGCTGCTGCAGAGCGGTGACGGCTCGCTCTCCGCGCTGGACGTGCCCGAGCTGGAGCCGCTCGACGGCGTGGTCATGGTCAGCGAGGTCGGCACCCCGGTCGACCTGGAGTCGTTCGACGACGACGACCCGGTGGGGCCGTTCCAGCCGGCCGCCGACGACCGGCTCGTCGGCCGGCTCGACGAGCACCCGTTCCTGGAGCTCGACGAGGAACACGACCACGCCCACTAGCCGGCGAGGCCCCGGGGCCGCCCACGTGGTGGCCCCGGGGACCGTGCGGCCCGGGCGCCGTCAGTAGGAAAGACCCGGCTGCGGCTGGTTGACCCGCCGACGGCGCAGCATGACCTGCCGCGTGCCGTCCCGGTACAGCCGCACCCGGGCCAACTCCCAGCCGGAGAACTCCGCCTGGATCGCCAGCTGCGCCGCGGCGGTCAACCGATCGACATTCGAAGGCAACCGCAGCGGCGCGTATTCGTAGTCCATGGCCTCTATGCTGCCCAGCCCGGCAGCCCACCGCCACCCCCTGACGGTGACCCGCGTCGCCCTCTTCGCCGCCCCGGGCCCGGCCGGTCGGGCTCAGCCGTCCCGTTCCGGGTAGCCGACCGGCACCGCCGCGACGTCGTCCAGCGCGGTGACGATCTCCTCCGGCAGGGTCATCCGCTCCACCTGGAGCGCGCCGAGGAGCTGCCCCACGGTGCGGGCGCCGAGGATCGGCGCGGTCACCCCGGGCCGGTCCCGGACCCAGGCCAGCGCCACCTCCAGCGGCGACACGCCCAGGCCGCCGGCCGCGATGGCGACCGCCTCCACGATGCTGGAGCAGCGCGGCTCCAGGTAGGTGGCGACGAAGCGCTCGAAGTGCGGCGACACGGCCCGGGAGTCCGCCGGGCGGCCGTTGCGGTACTTGCCGGTGAGCACCCCGCGGCCCAGCGGCGACCAGGGCAGCACGCCCAGCCCCATGGCCTCGCAGGCGGGCAGCACCTCGCGCTCCACGCCCCGCTCCAGCAGCGAGTACTCGACCTGGGCGGCGACCACGGGGGCCCGCCCCGGCCACGCGGCCTGCCAGGCGGCGGCGCGGGCGGTCTGCCAGCCGGCGAAGTTCGACACCCCGACGTACCGGGCCTTGCCGCTGGACACCGCGTGGTCGAGCGCGGAGAGAGTCTCCTCCAGCGGGGTGTGCGGGTCGTACCCGTGCACCTGCCACAGGTCGACGTGGTCGGTGCCGAGCCGGCGCAGCGACGCCTCCAGGGTTTGCAGCAGGTGCCCCCGGGAGCCGTCCCGGCGGCGGCCGCTGCCCGGCCGCAGCCCCGCCTTCGTGGCGATGAGCAGGTCGTCGCGGGGCACCAGGCTGCCCAGCAGGGAGCCGATCACCGACTCCGCGTCGCCGTCGGCGTACACGTCGGCGGTGTCCACGAGGTTGCCGCCCGCGTCGAGGTAACTCTTCAGCTGGGCGGCCGCGTCGTCGGCATCGGTGTCCCGTCCCCAGGTCATGGTGCCGAGCGCGAGCCGCGAAACCGCCAGCCCGCTTCGGCCGAGCGGTCGCTGTTGCATGGGTGAACCTTATTTCGAACCCGGCTTCACGGATATCCTCGCCGCAGTCAACTTCCCGCGCGACCTCCCGCGGGTGTGACGTGTTCGAGGGTGAGCCGGTGGTCCGCGCGGCCACGGGCATTG is from Micromonospora terminaliae and encodes:
- a CDS encoding DUF5703 family protein, with protein sequence MDYEYAPLRLPSNVDRLTAAAQLAIQAEFSGWELARVRLYRDGTRQVMLRRRRVNQPQPGLSY
- a CDS encoding aldo/keto reductase, which translates into the protein MQQRPLGRSGLAVSRLALGTMTWGRDTDADDAAAQLKSYLDAGGNLVDTADVYADGDAESVIGSLLGSLVPRDDLLIATKAGLRPGSGRRRDGSRGHLLQTLEASLRRLGTDHVDLWQVHGYDPHTPLEETLSALDHAVSSGKARYVGVSNFAGWQTARAAAWQAAWPGRAPVVAAQVEYSLLERGVEREVLPACEAMGLGVLPWSPLGRGVLTGKYRNGRPADSRAVSPHFERFVATYLEPRCSSIVEAVAIAAGGLGVSPLEVALAWVRDRPGVTAPILGARTVGQLLGALQVERMTLPEEIVTALDDVAAVPVGYPERDG